One genomic segment of Musa acuminata AAA Group cultivar baxijiao chromosome BXJ3-3, Cavendish_Baxijiao_AAA, whole genome shotgun sequence includes these proteins:
- the LOC135632626 gene encoding AUGMIN subunit 8-like has translation MDVCIIEPPGPAPQQKTAQAEDHRRRPLVPSEKNNAFPASGKPRTRDATSRYKSGISSTPASAPSKPRRSASPVTGRTSQAQETSLPKRAQSAARRRPSTPAKVSEPFSTSSRPSTPSSPSSRPTTPVRDTVTEARNGTRRLLSSRAPDGLWPSMRSLSSSFQSESTSVSASKKEKVVLAGSTDQLTKTSANKETERKKTPLRGRNTIEQSENSRSLENLNARIINQHRWPGILGGRVSANGLSRSVDLTNDKATRSASSPVSSRGASPKRMPTSDGSARGLQQPVSEVARQLAIDGSKRVELDVKSGVNSTSQASGRSSSVTRPSRTQSLPSPVSQRPASPNRALSTTSSNSRGISPFSQRPASPNRALLTPSSNSRGISQVPQRPSSPNRVLSTPSSNSRGMLSPSRTRPSTPISSSGSTMIRAGATSSALNYIADARKGKKIPNHVEDGHQLRLIYNAASQWHFVNAQAEEQLSIQKMRAEKILYNMWHTISKLRDSVIIKRIAMQHLRQESKMSTILNEQIAYLNHWVALEREHCSSLSGAAEVLKASTLRLPVTGGARADVLSMKNAVSSAVDVMQAMGSSICHLLSKVDGMMSLISELSFVVARERALLDECRELLATTAAMQVHESSLRTHLIQQRQDALKLE, from the exons ATGGATGTATGTATAATCGAGCCGCCGGGGCCTGCTCCTCAGCAGAAGACAGCACAGGCGGAAGATCATCGGAGGCGGCCGTTAGTTCCGTCTGAGAAGAACAATGCCTTCCCTGCCTCAGGGAAGCCCCGGACCAGAGATGCCACATCTAGGTACAAGTCAGGGATCTCGTCGACTCCGGCTTCCGCCCCTAGTAAACCGAGGCGATCCGCGTCTCCTGTCACCGGTCGTACGTCTCAAGCGCAGGAAACGTCCCTCCCTAAGCGAGCGCAATCGGCCGCGAGGAGAAGACCATCTACTCCGGCAAAGGTTTCGGAGCCTTTTTCCACATCTTCTAGGCCTTCGACaccctcctctccatcttccaggCCAACGACACCGGTGCGGGATACGGTGACTGAAGCACGTAATGGTACGCGGAGATTGCTCAGCAGCAGGGCTCCTGATGGCTTGTGGCCGTCAATGCGGAGCCTGTCTTCCAGTTTCCAGTCAGAATCTACCTCGGTTTCTGCCAGTAAAAAGGAAAAGGTGGTTCTTGCTGGTTCCACGGATCAATTAACAAAGACTTCGGCCAACAAGGAGACCGAGAGGAAAAAGACTCCCCTCAGGGGGAGGAACACAATTGAGCAATCAGAGAATTCTAGGTCGCTGGAAAACTTGAATGCAAGGATCATAAATCAACACCGGTGGCCTGGTATTTTAGGGGGAAGGGTGTCTGCAAATGGCTTGTCGAGGAGTGTAGATCTCACTAATGACAAGGCCACTAGATCTGCCTCCTCGCCAGTTTCATCAAGAGGGGCTTCACCAAAGAGAATGCCCACATCTGATGGTTCAGCCAGAGGTCTCCAGCAACCGGTTAGTGAGGTGGCGAGGCAGTTGGCTATTGATGGAAGTAAAAGAGTAGAGCTAGATGTGAAATCTGGCGTAAATTCAACTTCTCAAGCATCAGGCAGATCATCATCTGTAACACGCCCAAGTAGGACTCAGTCATTACCATCCCCAGTTTCTCAACGTCCTGCATCACCAAACAGGGCATTGTCGACAACGTCATCCAACTCAAGGGGCATTTCCCCATTTTCACAACGTCCTGCATCACCAAACAGGGCTTTGTTGACACCATCATCTAACTCTAGGGGCATATCCCAAGTTCCACAACGTCCCTCATCACCAAACAGGGTTTTGTCGACACCATCATCTAATTCTAGGGGCATGCTAAGTCCATCACGGACAAGACCATCAACTCCTATCTCATCATCTGGCAGTACAATGATTCGAGCAGGTGCTACATCCTCTGCACTTAATTATATTGCTGATGCacgaaaaggaaagaagataccAAACCATGTAGAAGATGGTCATCAGCTGAGACTGATATATAATGCAGCTTCACAATGGCACTTTGTTAATGCCCAAGCAGAAGAACAACTATCTATTCAGAAAATGAGGGCAGAG AAAATCCTTTACAACATGTGGCATACCATCTCGAAGTTGCGTGATTCTGTCATTATAAAAAGGATTGCAATGCAGCACCTGAGACAAGAGTCAAAGATGAGCACAATTTTGAATGAACAA ATTGCATATCTTAACCATTGGGTTGCTCTGGAAAGGGAACACTGTAGCTCTTTATCGGGAGCAGCTGAAGTTCTTAAGGCAAGCACACTTCGGCTTCCTGTTACAGGAGGGGCAAGG GCAGATGTGCTTTCTATGAAGAATGCTGTTAGTTCGGCAGTTGATGTAATGCAAGCAATGGGTTCTTCAATTTGTCATTTGCTCTCAAAG GTTGATGGCATGATGTCTCTGATTTCTGAGCTTTCATTTGTTGTAGCAAGAGAAAGAGCCCTGCTTGATGAGTGTAGAGAGTTGCTAGCTACAACAGCAGCAATGCAG GTGCACGAGTCCAGCCTCCGAACGCATCTCATACAACAAAGGCAAGATGCTCTTAAGCTGGAGTAG
- the LOC103976915 gene encoding protein HEADING DATE REPRESSOR 1 isoform X2, with amino-acid sequence MMEGFSPASPPRIFWNSRKRSATARSLEDAAVRAVARAKEPGETAKAHPAAADEHRPEEEEKVGKAALSERRQALFEPLEPSSYGRRTPADVLLPPPDFDPTCYPKGWLVGKKRKLVNVDVVESMRRIAIQEMNRKDKEIDGLNEQLEEDARCLEHLQVQLLEERSKRVEAERQNAMLQDQVSMLMNVLEETQAVEEEASGDH; translated from the exons ATGATGGAAGGCTTCTCGCCGGCTTCTCCTCCCCGGATCTTTTGGAATTCCCGCAAGAGATCAG CTACTGCCCGGAGCTTGGAAGACGCAGCAGTGCGCGCCGTCGCTCGAGCGAAGGAACCGGGTGAAACAGCGAAAGCCCACCCGGCTGCGGCTGACGAGCACCgcccggaggaggaggagaaggtaggCAAAGCCGCTTTGTCCGAACGTCGGCAGGCGCTGTTCGAGCCACTGGAGCCCAGCTCCTACGGGCGTCGCACCCCGGCCGACGTCCTGCTCCCTCCGCCCGACTTCGATCCCACCTGCTACCCCAAGGGATGGCTGGTGGGGAAGAAGCGGAAGCTCGTGAACGTCGACGTGGTGGAGAGCATGCGGAGGATCGCGATCCAAGAGATGAACAGGAAG GACAAGGAGATCGACGGACTGAACGAGCAGCTGGAGGAGGACGCGCGCTGCCTGGAACACCTGCAGGTGCAACTACTGGAAGAGCGGAGCAAAAGGGTGGAGGCGGAGAGGCAGAACGCCATGCTTCAGGACCAAGTCTCGATGCTCATGAACGTGCTGGAAGAAACGCAAGCAGTAGAAGAGGAGGCCTCTGGGGATCACTAA
- the LOC103976915 gene encoding protein HEADING DATE REPRESSOR 1 isoform X1, protein MMEGFSPASPPRIFWNSRKRSGFLPVIADLGLPCQLFPHLRFTGITGTTARSLEDAAVRAVARAKEPGETAKAHPAAADEHRPEEEEKVGKAALSERRQALFEPLEPSSYGRRTPADVLLPPPDFDPTCYPKGWLVGKKRKLVNVDVVESMRRIAIQEMNRKDKEIDGLNEQLEEDARCLEHLQVQLLEERSKRVEAERQNAMLQDQVSMLMNVLEETQAVEEEASGDH, encoded by the exons ATGATGGAAGGCTTCTCGCCGGCTTCTCCTCCCCGGATCTTTTGGAATTCCCGCAAGAGATCAG GTTTCTTACCGGTGATTGCCGATTTGGGGCTGCCGTGCCAGTTATTCCCGCATCTTCGCTTTACCGGCATCACCGGGA CTACTGCCCGGAGCTTGGAAGACGCAGCAGTGCGCGCCGTCGCTCGAGCGAAGGAACCGGGTGAAACAGCGAAAGCCCACCCGGCTGCGGCTGACGAGCACCgcccggaggaggaggagaaggtaggCAAAGCCGCTTTGTCCGAACGTCGGCAGGCGCTGTTCGAGCCACTGGAGCCCAGCTCCTACGGGCGTCGCACCCCGGCCGACGTCCTGCTCCCTCCGCCCGACTTCGATCCCACCTGCTACCCCAAGGGATGGCTGGTGGGGAAGAAGCGGAAGCTCGTGAACGTCGACGTGGTGGAGAGCATGCGGAGGATCGCGATCCAAGAGATGAACAGGAAG GACAAGGAGATCGACGGACTGAACGAGCAGCTGGAGGAGGACGCGCGCTGCCTGGAACACCTGCAGGTGCAACTACTGGAAGAGCGGAGCAAAAGGGTGGAGGCGGAGAGGCAGAACGCCATGCTTCAGGACCAAGTCTCGATGCTCATGAACGTGCTGGAAGAAACGCAAGCAGTAGAAGAGGAGGCCTCTGGGGATCACTAA
- the LOC103977342 gene encoding uncharacterized protein LOC103977342 isoform X2, producing the protein MEAGPFGLHLTKSPSVVDVVQKILPPSGCVSCSTSFGCSESGSRHGLNPLASWCSSNKTEPTKFSASLLRIGNWEFVSRNEIDLVAKCYFAKHKLIWEVLGYRLKSKIEFHWSGIIVIKAKCCKGGHGTLDIVRLILSRRSRRCGKQHQTLQMVNQEYIDKIMEVWHTRYPLLIVRTGLLPLWRTRPLKKGGICFNVPDAVKQVF; encoded by the exons ATGGAAGCTGGCCCGTTTGGTCTTCATCTCACGAAGAGCCCATCTGTAGTGGATGTGGTTCAGAAGATACTTCCTCCATCAGGTTGTGTGTCGTGCTCCACTAGCTTTGGGTGTTCGGAAAGTGGTAGCAGACATGGACTGAATCCTTTAGCTTCTTGGTGCTCTTCTAACAAGACAGAACCTACGAAATTTTCTGCATCACTTTTGAGGATTGGGAACTGGGAG TTTGTTTCAAGGAATGAAATTGATCTAGTGGCAAAATGCTACTTTGCGAAGCATAAACTTATATGGGAAGTTCTCGGATACCGCCTCAAGAGCAAGATTGAATTTCACTGGTCTGGCATCATTGTTATTAAGGCAAAATGCTGTAAAGGTGGTCATGGAACTTTGGATATAGTg agaCTGATCCTCAGTCGAAGAAGCAGACGATGTGGCAAGCAGCACCAGACTTTACAAATGGTCAATCAAGAATACATAG ACAAAATAATGGAGGTTTGGCATACCAGATATCCATTGCTGATAGTCAGAACTGGTCTGTTACCACTTTGGCGTACCAGACCTCTGAAAAAAG GAGGCATATGCTTCAATGTCCCTGATGCAGTTAAGCAAGTTTTCTAA
- the LOC103977342 gene encoding uncharacterized protein LOC103977342 isoform X5, translated as MEAGPFGLHLTKSPSVVDVVQKILPPSGCVSCSTSFGCSESGSRHGLNPLASWCSSNKTEPTKFSASLLRIGNWEFVSRNEIDLVAKCYFAKHKLIWEVLGYRLKSKIEFHWSGIIVIKAKCCKGGHGTLDIVRLILSRRSRRCGKQHQTLQMVNQEYIGGICFNVPDAVKQVF; from the exons ATGGAAGCTGGCCCGTTTGGTCTTCATCTCACGAAGAGCCCATCTGTAGTGGATGTGGTTCAGAAGATACTTCCTCCATCAGGTTGTGTGTCGTGCTCCACTAGCTTTGGGTGTTCGGAAAGTGGTAGCAGACATGGACTGAATCCTTTAGCTTCTTGGTGCTCTTCTAACAAGACAGAACCTACGAAATTTTCTGCATCACTTTTGAGGATTGGGAACTGGGAG TTTGTTTCAAGGAATGAAATTGATCTAGTGGCAAAATGCTACTTTGCGAAGCATAAACTTATATGGGAAGTTCTCGGATACCGCCTCAAGAGCAAGATTGAATTTCACTGGTCTGGCATCATTGTTATTAAGGCAAAATGCTGTAAAGGTGGTCATGGAACTTTGGATATAGTg agaCTGATCCTCAGTCGAAGAAGCAGACGATGTGGCAAGCAGCACCAGACTTTACAAATGGTCAATCAAGAATACATAG GAGGCATATGCTTCAATGTCCCTGATGCAGTTAAGCAAGTTTTCTAA
- the LOC103977342 gene encoding uncharacterized protein LOC103977342 isoform X4: MEAGPFGLHLTKSPSVVDVVQKILPPSGCVSCSTSFGCSESGSRHGLNPLASWCSSNKTEPTKFSASLLRIGNWEFVSRNEIDLVAKCYFAKHKLIWEVLGYRLKSKIEFHWSGIIVIKAKCCKGGHGTLDIVTDPQSKKQTMWQAAPDFTNGQSRIHRQNNGGLAYQISIADSQNWSVTTLAYQTSEKRRHMLQCP, encoded by the exons ATGGAAGCTGGCCCGTTTGGTCTTCATCTCACGAAGAGCCCATCTGTAGTGGATGTGGTTCAGAAGATACTTCCTCCATCAGGTTGTGTGTCGTGCTCCACTAGCTTTGGGTGTTCGGAAAGTGGTAGCAGACATGGACTGAATCCTTTAGCTTCTTGGTGCTCTTCTAACAAGACAGAACCTACGAAATTTTCTGCATCACTTTTGAGGATTGGGAACTGGGAG TTTGTTTCAAGGAATGAAATTGATCTAGTGGCAAAATGCTACTTTGCGAAGCATAAACTTATATGGGAAGTTCTCGGATACCGCCTCAAGAGCAAGATTGAATTTCACTGGTCTGGCATCATTGTTATTAAGGCAAAATGCTGTAAAGGTGGTCATGGAACTTTGGATATAGTg aCTGATCCTCAGTCGAAGAAGCAGACGATGTGGCAAGCAGCACCAGACTTTACAAATGGTCAATCAAGAATACATAG ACAAAATAATGGAGGTTTGGCATACCAGATATCCATTGCTGATAGTCAGAACTGGTCTGTTACCACTTTGGCGTACCAGACCTCTGAAAAAAG GAGGCATATGCTTCAATGTCCCTGA
- the LOC103977342 gene encoding uncharacterized protein LOC103977342 isoform X9 has translation MEAGPFGLHLTKSPSVVDVVQKILPPSGCVSCSTSFGCSESGSRHGLNPLASWCSSNKTEPTKFSASLLRIGNWEFVSRNEIDLVAKCYFAKHKLIWEVLGYRLKSKIEFHWSGIIVIKAKCCKGGHGTLDIVSKKQTMWQAAPDFTNGQSRIHRRHMLQCP, from the exons ATGGAAGCTGGCCCGTTTGGTCTTCATCTCACGAAGAGCCCATCTGTAGTGGATGTGGTTCAGAAGATACTTCCTCCATCAGGTTGTGTGTCGTGCTCCACTAGCTTTGGGTGTTCGGAAAGTGGTAGCAGACATGGACTGAATCCTTTAGCTTCTTGGTGCTCTTCTAACAAGACAGAACCTACGAAATTTTCTGCATCACTTTTGAGGATTGGGAACTGGGAG TTTGTTTCAAGGAATGAAATTGATCTAGTGGCAAAATGCTACTTTGCGAAGCATAAACTTATATGGGAAGTTCTCGGATACCGCCTCAAGAGCAAGATTGAATTTCACTGGTCTGGCATCATTGTTATTAAGGCAAAATGCTGTAAAGGTGGTCATGGAACTTTGGATATAGTg TCGAAGAAGCAGACGATGTGGCAAGCAGCACCAGACTTTACAAATGGTCAATCAAGAATACATAG GAGGCATATGCTTCAATGTCCCTGA
- the LOC103977342 gene encoding uncharacterized protein LOC103977342 isoform X1, with amino-acid sequence MEAGPFGLHLTKSPSVVDVVQKILPPSGCVSCSTSFGCSESGSRHGLNPLASWCSSNKTEPTKFSASLLRIGNWEFVSRNEIDLVAKCYFAKHKLIWEVLGYRLKSKIEFHWSGIIVIKAKCCKGGHGTLDIVRLILSRRSRRCGKQHQTLQMVNQEYIDKIMEVWHTRYPLLIVRTGLLPLWRTRPLKKGYCLNSRNGLSPGAEWAI; translated from the exons ATGGAAGCTGGCCCGTTTGGTCTTCATCTCACGAAGAGCCCATCTGTAGTGGATGTGGTTCAGAAGATACTTCCTCCATCAGGTTGTGTGTCGTGCTCCACTAGCTTTGGGTGTTCGGAAAGTGGTAGCAGACATGGACTGAATCCTTTAGCTTCTTGGTGCTCTTCTAACAAGACAGAACCTACGAAATTTTCTGCATCACTTTTGAGGATTGGGAACTGGGAG TTTGTTTCAAGGAATGAAATTGATCTAGTGGCAAAATGCTACTTTGCGAAGCATAAACTTATATGGGAAGTTCTCGGATACCGCCTCAAGAGCAAGATTGAATTTCACTGGTCTGGCATCATTGTTATTAAGGCAAAATGCTGTAAAGGTGGTCATGGAACTTTGGATATAGTg agaCTGATCCTCAGTCGAAGAAGCAGACGATGTGGCAAGCAGCACCAGACTTTACAAATGGTCAATCAAGAATACATAG ACAAAATAATGGAGGTTTGGCATACCAGATATCCATTGCTGATAGTCAGAACTGGTCTGTTACCACTTTGGCGTACCAGACCTCTGAAAAAAG GATATTGCCTAAACTCAAGAAATGGTTTGTCACCTGGGGCTGAGTGGGCTATTTGA
- the LOC103977342 gene encoding uncharacterized protein LOC103977342 isoform X3 gives MEAGPFGLHLTKSPSVVDVVQKILPPSGCVSCSTSFGCSESGSRHGLNPLASWCSSNKTEPTKFSASLLRIGNWEFVSRNEIDLVAKCYFAKHKLIWEVLGYRLKSKIEFHWSGIIVIKAKCCKGGHGTLDIVSKKQTMWQAAPDFTNGQSRIHRQNNGGLAYQISIADSQNWSVTTLAYQTSEKRILPKLKKWFVTWG, from the exons ATGGAAGCTGGCCCGTTTGGTCTTCATCTCACGAAGAGCCCATCTGTAGTGGATGTGGTTCAGAAGATACTTCCTCCATCAGGTTGTGTGTCGTGCTCCACTAGCTTTGGGTGTTCGGAAAGTGGTAGCAGACATGGACTGAATCCTTTAGCTTCTTGGTGCTCTTCTAACAAGACAGAACCTACGAAATTTTCTGCATCACTTTTGAGGATTGGGAACTGGGAG TTTGTTTCAAGGAATGAAATTGATCTAGTGGCAAAATGCTACTTTGCGAAGCATAAACTTATATGGGAAGTTCTCGGATACCGCCTCAAGAGCAAGATTGAATTTCACTGGTCTGGCATCATTGTTATTAAGGCAAAATGCTGTAAAGGTGGTCATGGAACTTTGGATATAGTg TCGAAGAAGCAGACGATGTGGCAAGCAGCACCAGACTTTACAAATGGTCAATCAAGAATACATAG ACAAAATAATGGAGGTTTGGCATACCAGATATCCATTGCTGATAGTCAGAACTGGTCTGTTACCACTTTGGCGTACCAGACCTCTGAAAAAAG GATATTGCCTAAACTCAAGAAATGGTTTGTCACCTGGGGCTGA
- the LOC103977342 gene encoding uncharacterized protein LOC103977342 isoform X8 produces the protein MEAGPFGLHLTKSPSVVDVVQKILPPSGCVSCSTSFGCSESGSRHGLNPLASWCSSNKTEPTKFSASLLRIGNWEFVSRNEIDLVAKCYFAKHKLIWEVLGYRLKSKIEFHWSGIIVIKAKCCKGGHGTLDIVSKKQTMWQAAPDFTNGQSRIHRILPKLKKWFVTWG, from the exons ATGGAAGCTGGCCCGTTTGGTCTTCATCTCACGAAGAGCCCATCTGTAGTGGATGTGGTTCAGAAGATACTTCCTCCATCAGGTTGTGTGTCGTGCTCCACTAGCTTTGGGTGTTCGGAAAGTGGTAGCAGACATGGACTGAATCCTTTAGCTTCTTGGTGCTCTTCTAACAAGACAGAACCTACGAAATTTTCTGCATCACTTTTGAGGATTGGGAACTGGGAG TTTGTTTCAAGGAATGAAATTGATCTAGTGGCAAAATGCTACTTTGCGAAGCATAAACTTATATGGGAAGTTCTCGGATACCGCCTCAAGAGCAAGATTGAATTTCACTGGTCTGGCATCATTGTTATTAAGGCAAAATGCTGTAAAGGTGGTCATGGAACTTTGGATATAGTg TCGAAGAAGCAGACGATGTGGCAAGCAGCACCAGACTTTACAAATGGTCAATCAAGAATACATAG GATATTGCCTAAACTCAAGAAATGGTTTGTCACCTGGGGCTGA
- the LOC103977342 gene encoding uncharacterized protein LOC103977342 isoform X7: MEAGPFGLHLTKSPSVVDVVQKILPPSGCVSCSTSFGCSESGSRHGLNPLASWCSSNKTEPTKFSASLLRIGNWEFVSRNEIDLVAKCYFAKHKLIWEVLGYRLKSKIEFHWSGIIVIKAKCCKGGHGTLDIVTDPQSKKQTMWQAAPDFTNGQSRIHRILPKLKKWFVTWG, from the exons ATGGAAGCTGGCCCGTTTGGTCTTCATCTCACGAAGAGCCCATCTGTAGTGGATGTGGTTCAGAAGATACTTCCTCCATCAGGTTGTGTGTCGTGCTCCACTAGCTTTGGGTGTTCGGAAAGTGGTAGCAGACATGGACTGAATCCTTTAGCTTCTTGGTGCTCTTCTAACAAGACAGAACCTACGAAATTTTCTGCATCACTTTTGAGGATTGGGAACTGGGAG TTTGTTTCAAGGAATGAAATTGATCTAGTGGCAAAATGCTACTTTGCGAAGCATAAACTTATATGGGAAGTTCTCGGATACCGCCTCAAGAGCAAGATTGAATTTCACTGGTCTGGCATCATTGTTATTAAGGCAAAATGCTGTAAAGGTGGTCATGGAACTTTGGATATAGTg aCTGATCCTCAGTCGAAGAAGCAGACGATGTGGCAAGCAGCACCAGACTTTACAAATGGTCAATCAAGAATACATAG GATATTGCCTAAACTCAAGAAATGGTTTGTCACCTGGGGCTGA
- the LOC103977342 gene encoding uncharacterized protein LOC103977342 isoform X6, whose product MEAGPFGLHLTKSPSVVDVVQKILPPSGCVSCSTSFGCSESGSRHGLNPLASWCSSNKTEPTKFSASLLRIGNWEFVSRNEIDLVAKCYFAKHKLIWEVLGYRLKSKIEFHWSGIIVIKAKCCKGGHGTLDIVTDPQSKKQTMWQAAPDFTNGQSRIHRTVLFQLMSITEEH is encoded by the exons ATGGAAGCTGGCCCGTTTGGTCTTCATCTCACGAAGAGCCCATCTGTAGTGGATGTGGTTCAGAAGATACTTCCTCCATCAGGTTGTGTGTCGTGCTCCACTAGCTTTGGGTGTTCGGAAAGTGGTAGCAGACATGGACTGAATCCTTTAGCTTCTTGGTGCTCTTCTAACAAGACAGAACCTACGAAATTTTCTGCATCACTTTTGAGGATTGGGAACTGGGAG TTTGTTTCAAGGAATGAAATTGATCTAGTGGCAAAATGCTACTTTGCGAAGCATAAACTTATATGGGAAGTTCTCGGATACCGCCTCAAGAGCAAGATTGAATTTCACTGGTCTGGCATCATTGTTATTAAGGCAAAATGCTGTAAAGGTGGTCATGGAACTTTGGATATAGTg aCTGATCCTCAGTCGAAGAAGCAGACGATGTGGCAAGCAGCACCAGACTTTACAAATGGTCAATCAAGAATACATAG GACTGTACTTTTCCAGTTGATGTCCATAACTGAAGAGCACTG A
- the LOC103976914 gene encoding probable folate-biopterin transporter 2, translated as MVSPLSSLVYDDAEGMEENIRLAGEGVKQKEAPDEDFQDSNGGCRYPNWSPLRWFRMLAEEMHWSFVFGVITVYGISQGFGGAIAKVATDYYWKDVQMVQPSAAQVYHGIISIPWIVKPLWGLLTDVLPIAGYRRRPYFILSGLLGIISMLTLALHSKLHVVFALLAITAGSASVAIADVTIDACVAQNSINHPFLASDMQSLCGLSSSIGRLLGYSISGLLVHALGSQGVFGVLSIPSALVLSVGMVLKDMHIPNFAYGQVFEKLQQASRTMWTTLQSPYVWRPCVYMYVSLALSLNIHEGMFYWYTDKKSGPSFSQETIGFIFSFASVGSLLGVLLYQNILKEYPFRQLLFWSQLLTGLAGMLDLALVLRLNLKIGLPDYFFAVIDESVSHLIGRIKWMPLLVLSSKLCPSGIEGTFFALLMSIDNFGLLTSSWAGGLLLHLLKVTRTEFSNLWAAILIRNIMRVIPLVLLFLVPISDQNSTLLPADLLNGNDNMEAHERDIDDIKNIELVSLVDQIRY; from the exons ATGGTGTCTCCATTATCTTCCCTAGTGTACGACGATGCGGAGGGCATGGAAGAAAATATTAGGTTAGCTGGAGAGGGCGTGAAGCAGAAGGAAGCCCCTGATGAAGATTTCCAAGATTCCAATGGAGGGTGTCGGTATCCGAATTGGTCTCCTTTGCGCTGGTTCAGAATGCTTGCGGAGGAGATGCACTGGAGCTTTGTATTTGGAGTCATCACAGTGTATGGAATCAGCCAGGGGTTTGGCGGCGCCATTGCTAAGGTTGCCACGGATTACTACTGGAAGGATGTCCAGATGGTGCAGCCTTCGGCCGCGCAGGTCTACCATGGAATCATTTCGATTCCTTGGATCGTCAAGCCTCTCTGGGGTCTTCTTACTGACGTACTTCCCATCGCTGGGTATAGGAGGCGACCCTACTTTATCTTATCAG GTCTTCTGGGAATTATATCGATGCTCACTCTAGCTCTGCATAGCAAACTCCATGTTGTGTTTGCTTTGCTGGCGATAACCGCAGGAAGTGCAAGTGTGGCAATAGCAGATGTGACTATAGATGCTTGTGTTGCACAGAACAGTATAAACCATCCTTTCCTTGCTTCTGATATGCAAAGCTTGTGTGGATTAAGTTCATCTATTGGACGACTTTTGGGTTATTCCATCAGTGGCCTACTGGTTCATGCACTTGGTTCTCAG GGGGTATTTGGCGTGCTTAGCATCCCTTCAGCACTTGTACTCTCTGTTGGAATGGTACTAAAGGACATGCACATACCAAACTTTGCTTATGGACAG GTCTTCGAAAAGTTACAGCAAGCCAGCCGAACAATGTGGACAACTTTACAATCCCCTTATGTTTGGAGACCATGTGTATACATGTACGTGTCTCTTGCTTTAAGCTTGAATATCCACGAAGGAATGTTTTATTGGTACACAGATAAAAAATCAGGCCCATCCTTCTCTCAG GAAACGATTGGCTTTATCTTTTCCTTTGCCTCTGTGGGTTCTCTCCTTGGAGTGCTACTGTACCAAAACATTCTGAAGGAATATCCCTTCCGCCAGTTGCTCTTTTGGAGTCAGTTGCTTACTGGTCTTGCTGGAATGTTGGACTTAGCTTTGGTACTTCGTTTAAACTTGAAGATTGGATTGCCTGATTATTTCTTTGCCGTGATCGATGAGAGTGTTTCACACTTGATTGGCCGTATCAAGTGGATGCCACTTCTTGTGCTGAGTTCCAAGCTTTGTCCTTCTGGCATCGAGGGCACCTTTTTTGCCCTGCTCATGTCCATTGATAACTTCGGCTTACTCACATCGTCCTGGGCTGGTGGTCTACTACTTCATTTGCTAAAAGTTACACGAACAGAATTCAGTAATCTTTGGGCTGCCATATTGATTAGGAACATAATGCGAGTAATACCATTAGTTCTGTTGTTTTTAGTACCCATAAGTGATCAAAATTCTACGCTTCTTCCTGCTGACTTGCTTAATGGAAATGATAATATGGAAGCTCACGAAAGAGACATAGATGACATCAAAAATATTGAACTGGTTTCTCTTGTTGACCAAATCCGATATTGA